From a single Stackebrandtia endophytica genomic region:
- the dxs gene encoding 1-deoxy-D-xylulose-5-phosphate synthase codes for MKPADATATPDLIGKIKELADFKRLPVEALPDLADQIRAFLVSKVSRTGGHIGPNLGVVELTMAIHRIFDSPTDRVIFDTGHQSYVHKVLTGRGDGFDQLRKRDGLTGYPSQAESEHDFVENSHASTALSYADGLAKAHVLRGEKRHVVAVVGDGALTGGMCWEALNNIAARKDLPLVIVVNDNGRSYAPTIGGLASHLSSLRLNPSYEKMLDSVREALGRTPVVGPPLFEAMHAVKRGIKDAVAPQVMFEDLGLKYVGPVDGHDIDALMSALEKAKNFGGPVIVHAITKKGNGYQPAEDDVDDCLHSPSSAFDPETGKTLAKSAKKWTGVFADELVKVAEERDDVVGITAAMAIPTGIDKLAHRFPERVFDVGIAEQHAATSAAGLALGGLHPVAAIYSTFLNRAFDQVLLDVAMHKLGVTFVLDRAGITGPDGPSHYGIWDMAVFRVIPGIRIAAPRDEATLREEFRECLDVNDGPTIVRFPTGAVAADLPAIERFDGVDVLAHGNRRDVLLVACGAFATNAMAAAELLTEQGFGVTVVDPRFVAPVPAALLPMAAEHRYVVTLEDGVRTGGFGDALAKELRDAGIDRPLRDLGVTPGWHPHGSRAELLADLDLTPEAVAEAIRDLAGRGSRQPEQPELPLAPKQAAAKPEKTEAKTVAKPVKAAKEPA; via the coding sequence ATGAAGCCCGCTGACGCGACCGCGACGCCGGACCTGATCGGCAAGATCAAGGAACTGGCGGATTTCAAGCGCCTGCCGGTCGAGGCGCTACCGGATCTAGCTGACCAGATCCGGGCCTTCCTGGTCTCCAAGGTGTCCCGCACAGGTGGCCATATCGGGCCCAACCTCGGCGTGGTCGAACTGACCATGGCCATCCACCGAATCTTCGATTCTCCGACCGACCGGGTGATCTTCGACACCGGACACCAGTCGTATGTCCACAAGGTGCTCACCGGTCGAGGCGACGGTTTCGACCAACTCCGTAAGCGCGACGGCCTGACCGGTTACCCGTCTCAGGCCGAGAGCGAGCACGACTTCGTGGAGAACTCGCACGCCTCGACCGCGCTGTCCTACGCCGACGGCCTGGCGAAGGCTCACGTTCTGCGAGGCGAGAAGCGGCACGTGGTCGCCGTCGTCGGTGACGGCGCGTTGACCGGTGGGATGTGCTGGGAGGCGTTGAACAACATCGCCGCACGCAAGGATCTGCCGCTGGTGATCGTGGTCAACGACAACGGTCGTTCCTACGCTCCCACCATCGGTGGGCTCGCCAGCCACCTGTCGAGCCTCCGGTTGAATCCGTCGTACGAGAAGATGCTCGACTCGGTTCGGGAGGCGCTGGGACGCACCCCGGTGGTCGGCCCGCCGCTGTTCGAGGCGATGCACGCGGTCAAACGCGGTATCAAGGACGCCGTCGCGCCGCAGGTCATGTTCGAAGACCTCGGCCTCAAGTACGTCGGTCCGGTCGACGGCCATGACATCGACGCCCTCATGAGCGCCCTGGAGAAGGCCAAGAACTTCGGCGGCCCGGTGATCGTGCACGCGATCACCAAGAAGGGCAACGGATACCAGCCCGCCGAGGACGACGTCGACGACTGCCTGCACTCGCCCTCCTCGGCCTTCGACCCCGAGACCGGCAAGACACTCGCCAAGTCCGCCAAGAAGTGGACCGGCGTGTTCGCCGACGAGTTGGTCAAGGTCGCCGAGGAACGCGACGACGTCGTCGGGATCACCGCCGCGATGGCCATTCCGACCGGCATCGACAAGCTGGCTCACCGGTTCCCCGAGCGGGTCTTCGACGTCGGTATCGCCGAGCAGCACGCCGCGACCTCGGCGGCTGGTCTGGCGCTGGGCGGCTTGCACCCGGTCGCCGCGATCTACTCGACCTTCCTGAACCGGGCGTTCGACCAGGTCCTGTTGGACGTGGCGATGCACAAGCTCGGTGTCACCTTCGTGCTCGACCGTGCCGGGATCACCGGCCCGGACGGGCCCAGCCACTACGGCATCTGGGACATGGCGGTGTTCCGGGTCATTCCGGGCATCCGTATCGCGGCTCCGCGTGACGAGGCGACCCTGCGGGAGGAGTTCCGCGAGTGTCTCGACGTCAACGACGGTCCGACGATCGTCCGGTTCCCGACGGGTGCCGTGGCCGCCGACCTTCCCGCGATCGAACGCTTCGACGGGGTGGACGTGCTGGCGCACGGTAACCGGCGTGACGTGCTCCTGGTCGCCTGTGGTGCCTTCGCGACCAACGCGATGGCCGCCGCCGAACTGCTCACCGAACAGGGCTTCGGCGTCACGGTGGTCGATCCCCGGTTCGTGGCCCCGGTCCCGGCCGCGCTGCTGCCGATGGCCGCCGAGCACCGGTACGTCGTGACTTTGGAGGACGGCGTGCGCACCGGTGGATTCGGTGACGCGCTGGCCAAGGAGCTGCGTGACGCGGGCATCGACCGGCCGCTGCGCGACCTGGGTGTGACCCCCGGGTGGCACCCACACGGTTCGCGTGCCGAGCTGCTGGCCGACCTGGACCTGACACCCGAGGCCGTCGCCGAGGCCATCCGTGACCTGGCGGGCCGGGGTTCGCGGCAGCCGGAACAACCCGAGCTGCCGCTGGCGCCCAAGCAGGCCGCCGCGAAGCCGGAGAAGACGGAGGCGAAAACCGTCGCCAAGCCGGTGAAGGCCGCCAAGGAACCGGCGTAG
- a CDS encoding peptidase M23 gives MPETRKPASAQRVATRVLAWLQNSPLAKQTVRYLTAMVTTLVAIASRGASWARRHAIKAYHAAAPRVAAGFNRLRHSTPAVRTIEYGGKAATIVRDRATATRDSAFVQQVARRADQSFTTVKNSRVGQLTGNGIATVRRHLPDWATPGADGKAAWRTAVADSSPAFLWRAVAGVAVIAIAAVMLMGSPLGGQSDATTAAGVPAERTVDDTANRSQTRDGGEPEEPGTAETAPVEPETEDPAPKSEEPPADPKPVGGLSKDQMANAVDIVRIGEDMGISERGQAVALVTAMQESQLLVLANTGLPESLDVPNQGTGYDHDSVGLFQQRPSSGWGTVEQCMDVEYSTTVFYKSLQRIKGWEGMDLTVAAQSVQISAFPDHYAKWEGLAWDVIDAVNK, from the coding sequence ATGCCAGAAACCCGTAAACCGGCGTCCGCACAACGAGTCGCCACCCGCGTACTGGCCTGGCTGCAGAACAGCCCCCTGGCCAAGCAAACCGTCCGTTACCTCACCGCCATGGTGACCACCCTGGTCGCCATCGCTTCACGCGGTGCCTCCTGGGCACGGCGGCACGCCATCAAGGCCTACCACGCCGCCGCTCCTCGCGTCGCCGCCGGATTCAACCGGCTGCGTCACAGCACCCCGGCGGTGCGGACCATCGAATACGGCGGCAAAGCCGCCACCATCGTCCGCGACCGCGCCACCGCCACCCGCGACAGCGCGTTCGTTCAACAGGTCGCGCGCCGCGCCGACCAATCGTTCACCACGGTCAAGAACAGCCGCGTCGGTCAACTGACCGGCAACGGTATCGCCACCGTGCGACGTCACCTGCCCGACTGGGCGACCCCCGGCGCCGACGGCAAGGCCGCATGGCGCACCGCCGTCGCCGACAGCAGCCCGGCCTTCCTGTGGCGGGCCGTCGCGGGCGTGGCGGTCATCGCCATCGCCGCGGTCATGCTGATGGGCTCCCCCCTGGGTGGACAGTCCGACGCCACCACCGCGGCCGGTGTTCCGGCTGAGCGGACCGTCGACGACACCGCCAACCGTTCGCAGACCCGCGACGGCGGCGAGCCGGAAGAGCCCGGCACCGCCGAGACCGCTCCGGTCGAGCCGGAGACCGAAGACCCCGCTCCCAAATCCGAAGAGCCCCCGGCCGACCCCAAGCCGGTCGGTGGACTCAGCAAGGACCAGATGGCCAACGCCGTCGACATCGTCCGCATCGGTGAGGACATGGGCATCTCCGAGCGCGGCCAGGCCGTGGCTCTGGTGACCGCGATGCAGGAAAGCCAACTGCTCGTGCTGGCCAACACCGGTCTGCCCGAGTCGCTGGACGTCCCCAACCAGGGCACCGGTTACGACCACGACTCCGTGGGTCTGTTCCAGCAGCGTCCCAGCTCCGGCTGGGGAACCGTTGAGCAGTGCATGGACGTCGAGTACTCGACCACCGTGTTCTACAAGTCCCTCCAGCGCATCAAGGGCTGGGAGGGCATGGACCTGACCGTCGCCGCACAGTCGGTTCAGATCTCCGCCTTCCCCGACCACTACGCGAAGTGGGAAGGGTTGGCCTGGGACGTCATCGACGCGGTCAACAAGTAG
- a CDS encoding response regulator transcription factor: MRVLVIEDERQLADAIARGLRRHGFAVDVCNDGVSGHREATSTRYDVIVLDRDLPGMHGDQICADLSRRGLLTRVIMLTASSTIADRVRGLSIGADDYLAKPFAFDELVARVKALGRRATPAAPPVLRMADIELDSTTHTATRGGRRLDLTHKEFGILHELLKADGALVSTEELLDRVWDSNADPFTTTVRVTIRTLRRKLGDPPLVRNVPKAGYRIDTSGAAADDATEVEAESAEQ, encoded by the coding sequence ATGAGAGTTCTGGTCATCGAGGATGAGCGGCAACTCGCCGACGCGATCGCCCGAGGGCTGCGTCGCCACGGCTTCGCGGTCGACGTGTGCAACGACGGCGTCTCCGGCCACCGTGAGGCCACCAGCACCCGATACGACGTGATCGTGCTGGACCGTGATCTGCCCGGGATGCACGGCGACCAGATCTGCGCCGACCTGTCCCGGCGTGGCCTGTTGACCCGGGTCATCATGTTGACCGCCTCCAGCACGATCGCCGACCGGGTGCGTGGCCTGAGCATCGGGGCCGACGACTACCTGGCGAAGCCGTTCGCCTTCGACGAATTGGTGGCTCGGGTGAAGGCGCTGGGGCGTCGCGCCACCCCGGCCGCGCCTCCGGTGCTGCGCATGGCGGACATCGAGCTGGACTCGACCACCCACACCGCGACCCGGGGCGGGCGGCGGCTCGATCTGACGCACAAGGAGTTCGGCATCCTGCACGAACTGCTGAAGGCCGACGGAGCGTTGGTGTCGACGGAGGAGCTGCTCGACCGGGTGTGGGACTCCAACGCCGACCCGTTCACCACGACGGTTCGGGTGACGATCCGCACGCTGCGGCGCAAGCTCGGCGATCCGCCGTTGGTTCGCAACGTTCCCAAGGCGGGATACCGGATAGACACCAGCGGAGCGGCCGCCGACGACGCGACGGAAGTCGAAGCAGAGTCGGCGGAACAGTAA
- a CDS encoding sensor histidine kinase — MSLTRPTLRLRMAMLFGGTALLGAGALAVSLWLAPPVVAAIVVFSIAAAAGFAGYLVVGRAMRPLLEVTATARRLSTKNLTERIGNAGPGPELTELADTFNAMLDRISDSFESQRRFVANASHELRTPLTVMRTEIDVALSNPEDDVVELRHMGSVVRDGCNRANDLIESLLWLARAEAEGARLASPLPTDLAECAAEAVETAELLADELGLSLGHSLAPAPVMGDPALLQRVAGNLIENAIRHNVPDGRIWVLSGCENGISWLVVGNTGSQVDAESVPRLFEPFNRGDTARVGRRGAGLGLSIVRAACDAHQGMIRADALPQDGGLEVRVEIPALGLDPDPADQ, encoded by the coding sequence GTGAGCCTGACTCGTCCGACTCTGCGCCTGCGGATGGCCATGCTGTTCGGTGGCACCGCGCTGTTGGGTGCCGGTGCGCTGGCCGTCTCCCTGTGGTTGGCGCCGCCGGTGGTCGCCGCGATCGTGGTCTTCTCGATTGCCGCAGCCGCCGGATTCGCCGGGTACCTGGTGGTGGGGCGGGCGATGCGTCCGCTGCTTGAGGTGACCGCCACAGCCCGCCGCCTGTCGACCAAGAACCTGACCGAGCGCATCGGCAACGCCGGCCCGGGCCCCGAGCTGACCGAGTTGGCCGACACCTTCAACGCGATGCTTGACCGCATCTCGGACTCCTTCGAATCACAGCGACGATTCGTCGCCAACGCCAGTCACGAGCTGCGGACACCACTGACGGTGATGCGCACCGAGATCGATGTGGCGTTGTCCAACCCGGAGGACGATGTGGTCGAGTTGCGCCACATGGGAAGCGTGGTACGTGACGGCTGCAACCGCGCCAACGATCTCATCGAGTCGCTGCTGTGGCTGGCCAGAGCGGAAGCCGAGGGCGCGCGGTTGGCGTCGCCGCTTCCCACCGACCTGGCCGAGTGCGCGGCCGAGGCCGTGGAGACCGCCGAGTTGCTGGCCGACGAGCTGGGCCTGTCGCTGGGGCATTCGCTGGCCCCGGCGCCGGTGATGGGGGACCCGGCGCTGCTGCAACGCGTGGCGGGCAATCTCATCGAGAACGCCATCCGCCACAACGTCCCCGACGGCCGTATCTGGGTGCTGTCGGGTTGCGAGAACGGCATCTCCTGGCTGGTGGTCGGTAACACCGGCAGCCAGGTCGACGCGGAGTCGGTGCCGCGATTGTTCGAGCCGTTCAACCGGGGCGACACCGCCCGGGTGGGGCGCCGCGGCGCCGGACTGGGACTGTCCATCGTTCGCGCCGCCTGCGACGCCCACCAGGGCATGATCCGAGCCGACGCGCTGCCGCAGGACGGCGGTCTGGAGGTGCGGGTCGAGATCCCGGCCCTGGGCCTCGACCCGGATCCGGCCGATCAGTGA
- a CDS encoding AMP-binding protein, which yields MTGLAVHPAAEGIYRGQSLNWDNPGYWTAEVVELTGRIDLDRLMTAISDTVIDAEALHARFVESDGRLTQYVEVDRAWRPEVVDLPDGTDWSTVSADIDARLREPADLAAGDLFRSALFCSGEKVWWLVQAHHIVLDGYGYSLLYRQVAKRYRGGLRDRDRFGRLTQLVAGEDNDSADDRRFWLDRLSDIPVRGFGDRSGLPSAEVLEHRQQLGDVLTRSGPRWPHRLLAAVAAALHQHTGESKVVLGVPVADRLGTAAADVPAMVMNIAPLVVEILPGQSLDDVTATISAELRRTRRHQGYRYESLRRDLNLGNARLFGPVVNVIPFAQPPDFDGCDTTMRHVSAGPVDDLAITARGADGFTVQANPAGYSTDRLDEIATAITGCLNYPGPVSRWDRLAETPSRPVEPWNRRLADLAQRRPDAIALVEGDRRWSFAQLASRVDEIAARLVASGVAAGDLVGLRLPRGADAILAILGVRAAGAGYLPLDPAGAPERTERILAEAAPRLVLDRLPRTQSGESVAMAPQSPDSVAYVVYTSGSTGAPKGVEVSVSALDHFVAAASARYRFSPEDRVLQFAPLHFDAHVEEVFTTLAAGACLVVRDDSATESIAGFMAFVARHRITVLDLPTAYWHELALAIHNGVSDLPESVHTVIIGGEAVAEERVRQWQARVAGSVRLLNTYGPTEATVVCLTAELESGAPVSLGTPLPGVGTAIGPRGELYLAGPTLATRYLGGRESDRFVEVDGRRWYRTGDLVEATDDGLRYLGRVDDEVKIAGHRVHPKEVEAALLRCPGVAEAAVLVDRSGVPRLTAFVHGVSEPEQLATGLADQLPAAAVPSTIHLLDRLPRNASGKIDYRALRDRRDRAEVEVEEPLTEQERAVHTVFAEVLGRAPATRHTDFFAAGGTSLSTVAAASRLSALLGVAVTAAHLFEHPTVAGLAAALSHTDTGTDQTPKWIADRDWRPGTELGDLTGDHIVLTGATGFVGAHVLAELLRTTDAPIRCVARGDEQRLAEVAETWGLPRPDLARVEVVSADLTGPVSDLDRLLGAAAIIHCAAGVSLNRGYDSLRDVNVLATARLLDLAYEGGSHFHQVSTVAVGAGRDLPEAYLPWHDGLTDGYQRSKWVAEELARRAADAGLPVACHRLGRVVAATDTGIANPNDLVSRLISAGEEVGALPDLPVREPWIPADLAAQAITGLVREGATGVWNMTVGETVPLSQAWQRLRGDRSPLPVIDMADWLKLVADTDSQATAMITTFFALREEHEVPGESTIHNDRFAAWWGSPVH from the coding sequence GTGACCGGGCTCGCGGTGCATCCGGCCGCCGAAGGCATCTATCGTGGCCAGTCTCTGAACTGGGACAACCCCGGATACTGGACCGCCGAGGTCGTCGAACTGACCGGGCGCATCGACCTGGATCGTCTGATGACTGCGATCAGCGACACGGTGATCGACGCCGAGGCGTTGCACGCCCGATTCGTCGAGTCCGACGGCCGCCTCACCCAGTACGTCGAGGTCGACCGGGCCTGGCGTCCCGAGGTCGTCGACCTTCCCGACGGGACCGATTGGTCGACGGTGTCGGCCGACATCGACGCCCGACTGCGCGAGCCGGCCGACCTCGCCGCAGGCGACCTGTTTCGATCGGCCCTGTTCTGTTCTGGTGAGAAGGTGTGGTGGCTGGTGCAGGCACACCACATCGTCCTCGACGGGTACGGCTATTCGCTGCTGTACCGGCAGGTCGCCAAGCGGTACCGGGGCGGGCTGCGCGACCGGGACCGGTTCGGGCGGTTGACGCAACTGGTGGCGGGCGAGGACAACGATTCCGCCGATGATCGTCGGTTCTGGCTGGATCGGTTGAGCGACATACCGGTCCGTGGCTTCGGCGACCGTTCCGGACTGCCGTCGGCCGAGGTGCTGGAACACCGGCAGCAGCTGGGTGACGTGCTGACGCGGTCGGGTCCGCGTTGGCCGCATCGACTGCTGGCCGCGGTGGCCGCCGCGCTGCATCAACACACCGGGGAGTCCAAGGTCGTGTTGGGCGTGCCGGTGGCCGACAGGTTGGGAACGGCCGCGGCCGATGTTCCCGCCATGGTCATGAACATCGCGCCACTGGTGGTCGAGATCCTGCCCGGGCAGAGTCTCGACGACGTCACCGCCACGATCTCCGCCGAGTTGCGCCGCACCCGACGCCACCAGGGTTACCGGTACGAGTCGTTGCGTCGGGACCTGAACCTGGGCAACGCTCGCCTGTTCGGTCCGGTCGTCAACGTGATCCCATTCGCCCAACCACCCGACTTCGACGGCTGTGACACCACGATGCGACACGTCAGCGCGGGCCCGGTCGACGACCTGGCGATCACCGCGCGCGGTGCCGACGGTTTCACGGTGCAGGCCAACCCGGCCGGGTACTCGACGGACCGACTCGACGAGATCGCGACCGCGATCACCGGCTGTCTGAACTACCCGGGTCCGGTGAGCCGATGGGACCGCCTGGCCGAGACCCCGTCGCGGCCGGTGGAACCGTGGAACCGGCGGTTGGCCGACCTGGCCCAACGACGACCCGACGCGATCGCGCTGGTCGAGGGCGACCGCCGGTGGAGTTTCGCCCAGCTGGCGAGCCGGGTGGATGAGATCGCCGCTCGACTGGTCGCCTCCGGTGTGGCGGCCGGTGACCTGGTCGGGCTGCGGCTGCCTCGCGGAGCCGATGCGATCCTGGCGATCCTGGGTGTGCGGGCGGCCGGGGCCGGTTACCTGCCACTGGATCCGGCCGGTGCACCCGAGCGGACCGAACGCATCCTGGCCGAGGCGGCGCCACGGCTGGTGTTGGATCGCCTGCCCCGCACCCAAAGTGGTGAATCGGTCGCGATGGCGCCGCAGAGCCCCGATTCCGTCGCCTATGTCGTCTACACCTCCGGTTCCACCGGCGCCCCCAAGGGGGTCGAGGTGTCGGTGTCGGCGTTGGACCACTTCGTCGCCGCCGCGTCGGCGCGCTACCGCTTCAGTCCCGAGGACCGGGTGCTCCAGTTCGCGCCACTGCACTTCGACGCCCACGTCGAGGAGGTGTTCACGACGCTGGCCGCCGGTGCGTGCCTGGTGGTTCGCGACGACTCCGCCACCGAATCCATCGCGGGGTTCATGGCTTTCGTCGCCCGGCACCGAATCACCGTGCTGGACCTGCCCACCGCGTACTGGCATGAACTGGCGCTGGCCATCCACAACGGGGTGAGCGACCTGCCGGAGTCGGTTCACACCGTCATCATCGGCGGGGAGGCCGTGGCCGAGGAACGGGTCCGACAATGGCAGGCACGGGTGGCGGGCTCGGTGCGGCTGCTCAACACCTACGGCCCGACCGAGGCCACCGTGGTGTGTCTGACCGCCGAACTGGAGTCCGGCGCGCCGGTGAGTCTGGGGACGCCCCTTCCAGGGGTGGGCACCGCGATCGGACCGAGGGGTGAGCTGTATCTGGCGGGTCCGACCCTGGCGACCCGGTACCTGGGCGGCCGGGAGTCCGATCGGTTCGTCGAGGTCGACGGGCGGCGTTGGTACCGCACCGGGGACCTGGTCGAGGCCACCGACGATGGCCTGCGGTACCTCGGGCGGGTTGACGACGAGGTGAAGATCGCCGGGCATCGGGTGCATCCCAAGGAGGTGGAGGCGGCGCTGCTGCGCTGTCCGGGTGTGGCCGAGGCGGCGGTGCTCGTCGACCGGTCCGGCGTACCGAGGCTGACCGCGTTCGTCCATGGCGTCTCCGAGCCCGAGCAGCTCGCCACCGGGTTGGCCGATCAGCTGCCGGCCGCCGCCGTCCCCTCGACGATTCACCTACTGGACCGGTTGCCGCGCAACGCCTCTGGGAAGATCGACTATCGGGCGCTTCGGGACCGTCGGGACCGGGCCGAGGTCGAGGTCGAGGAGCCCCTCACCGAGCAGGAACGGGCGGTTCACACCGTCTTCGCCGAGGTCTTGGGGCGGGCACCGGCCACCCGGCACACCGACTTCTTCGCCGCCGGCGGCACCTCGCTGTCGACGGTGGCCGCGGCATCCCGGTTGTCGGCGCTACTGGGGGTCGCCGTGACCGCGGCCCACCTGTTCGAACACCCGACCGTCGCCGGGCTCGCCGCGGCGCTGTCCCACACCGACACCGGGACCGACCAGACTCCGAAGTGGATCGCCGATCGTGACTGGCGACCAGGGACCGAATTGGGCGATCTCACCGGGGATCACATCGTGTTGACCGGTGCCACCGGCTTCGTCGGGGCACACGTCCTGGCGGAGCTGCTGCGCACCACCGACGCGCCCATCCGGTGTGTGGCAAGAGGTGACGAACAACGACTGGCCGAGGTCGCCGAAACCTGGGGGCTGCCCCGCCCGGACCTCGCACGCGTCGAGGTGGTGTCCGCCGACTTGACCGGACCGGTGTCCGACCTCGATCGCCTCCTCGGTGCCGCCGCGATCATCCATTGCGCGGCCGGTGTCAGCCTCAACCGGGGATACGACAGCCTTCGCGACGTCAACGTGCTCGCCACCGCGCGCCTACTGGATCTCGCCTATGAAGGAGGTAGCCACTTCCATCAGGTCTCCACCGTCGCGGTGGGCGCCGGCCGCGATCTACCGGAGGCCTATCTTCCCTGGCATGACGGGTTGACCGACGGCTACCAACGATCCAAGTGGGTGGCCGAGGAGCTGGCCCGTCGAGCCGCCGACGCGGGCCTGCCGGTGGCGTGCCACCGACTGGGGCGTGTCGTGGCGGCCACCGACACCGGAATCGCCAACCCCAACGACCTGGTGTCCCGGCTGATCAGCGCCGGTGAGGAGGTCGGGGCTCTGCCCGACCTACCGGTGCGGGAGCCGTGGATTCCGGCTGATCTGGCGGCTCAGGCGATCACCGGCCTGGTTCGAGAAGGAGCCACCGGCGTGTGGAACATGACGGTGGGTGAGACGGTGCCGCTGTCGCAGGCGTGGCAGCGGCTGCGCGGCGACCGGTCTCCGCTGCCCGTCATCGACATGGCGGACTGGTTGAAGCTCGTGGCCGACACCGATTCGCAGGCCACCGCGATGATCACGACGTTCTTCGCGCTGCGCGAGGAGCACGAAGTCCCCGGAGAATCGACCATCCACAATGATCGGTTTGCCGCCTGGTGGGGGTCACCGGTTCACTGA
- a CDS encoding 3-deoxy-7-phosphoheptulonate synthase, with protein MMRTLPNPALVRSGRHRDTVRLQRTAVERILSGADDRLLVIAGPCSAHDSGSMLDYVAGLTEIAARHDDDLYVVARVYVEKPRTRLGWPGLLLDPFLDGGNRVDEGIATARALLEAVADRGMPIAGEFVEPLLADYLADLICWGAIGARTVESPPHRRLASALPMPIGFKNRGDGAVAPAVDAMAAAAVPQPVFTIGDDGTPQWGISAGNLTTHLVLRGGESGPNHHESHVEKALDLLRPGQTHPTLIVDCSHGNSGKDHRNQPRVARDLADQISAGQTGIAGVMVESFIHEGCQPHSPAPRRGVSITDACLSLEQTEPVLAELAAAVRQRRRVVETSLVEAT; from the coding sequence ATGATGCGCACGCTTCCCAATCCGGCTCTGGTGCGTTCGGGACGACACCGCGACACGGTTCGTCTTCAGCGCACCGCCGTGGAGCGGATCCTGTCCGGCGCCGATGATCGTCTGCTGGTGATCGCGGGTCCGTGCTCCGCCCACGATAGTGGCTCCATGTTGGACTATGTCGCGGGGTTGACCGAGATCGCCGCGCGACACGACGACGACCTGTACGTGGTCGCGCGGGTCTACGTCGAGAAGCCCCGCACTCGACTGGGCTGGCCCGGTCTGCTGCTCGACCCGTTCCTCGACGGCGGCAACCGCGTCGACGAGGGCATCGCGACGGCGCGCGCACTGCTGGAAGCCGTCGCCGACCGGGGGATGCCCATCGCCGGTGAGTTCGTCGAACCGCTGCTGGCCGATTATCTGGCCGACCTGATCTGCTGGGGGGCGATCGGCGCCCGCACGGTGGAATCGCCGCCCCATCGGCGATTGGCCTCGGCGCTGCCCATGCCGATCGGGTTCAAGAACCGGGGTGACGGTGCCGTGGCCCCCGCGGTGGACGCCATGGCGGCGGCAGCCGTCCCACAACCGGTGTTCACCATCGGCGACGACGGGACTCCACAGTGGGGTATCTCGGCGGGCAACCTTACGACCCACCTGGTGCTGCGCGGCGGCGAGTCCGGCCCCAACCATCACGAGTCCCATGTCGAGAAGGCGCTGGACCTGTTGCGGCCCGGTCAAACCCATCCGACGTTGATCGTCGACTGCTCCCACGGCAACAGCGGCAAGGACCATCGCAATCAACCGAGGGTGGCCCGCGACCTCGCCGACCAGATCTCGGCCGGTCAGACCGGTATCGCCGGAGTAATGGTGGAGTCGTTCATTCACGAGGGCTGCCAACCCCACTCCCCCGCTCCACGCCGGGGAGTCAGCATCACCGATGCGTGCCTGAGCCTGGAGCAGACCGAACCCGTTCTGGCCGAACTGGCCGCCGCCGTCCGGCAGCGCCGCCGGGTCGTCGAAACGTCCCTGGTGGAGGCGACGTGA
- a CDS encoding isochorismatase family protein, whose amino-acid sequence MSIPTLSSYPLPTVIPDNRLTWRFDPDRAALLIHDMQRYFVNFYTGGFGQLVDNVNRLRKLGLPTVYTAQPPRQSPEHRGLLTDRWGPGLQGDAEIVSELEPADTDLVLTKHRYSAFFDTSLREWLADSGRDQLIITGVYAHIGITATALDAFSHNVKPFVVADAIADFTLERHALALDHLAVTCASVTTVDRLSPGITLEQVRTQVLALLDEPADDEENLIDAGLDSIRVMGLIETWRAAGFDVDFADLAAQPTIAGFHARLVTA is encoded by the coding sequence ATGAGTATTCCCACCCTGTCGTCATACCCGCTGCCCACCGTGATTCCCGACAACAGACTGACCTGGCGGTTCGATCCGGACCGGGCCGCCCTGCTGATCCACGACATGCAGCGGTACTTCGTGAACTTCTACACCGGTGGCTTCGGCCAGCTGGTGGACAACGTCAACCGGCTGCGGAAGCTAGGACTTCCCACCGTCTACACCGCGCAGCCGCCGCGGCAATCGCCGGAGCATCGGGGACTGTTGACCGATCGGTGGGGACCGGGCCTGCAAGGCGACGCCGAGATCGTTTCGGAACTGGAACCGGCCGACACCGACCTGGTCTTGACCAAGCACCGGTACAGTGCCTTCTTCGACACCTCCCTGCGGGAATGGCTGGCCGACTCCGGGCGCGACCAGCTGATCATCACCGGGGTGTACGCCCACATCGGTATCACCGCCACCGCGCTGGACGCGTTCTCCCACAACGTCAAGCCGTTCGTCGTCGCCGACGCGATCGCCGACTTCACCCTCGAACGCCACGCCCTGGCGTTGGATCACCTGGCGGTCACCTGTGCCTCGGTGACCACGGTGGACCGACTGAGTCCCGGGATCACACTGGAACAGGTGCGCACCCAGGTGCTGGCACTGTTGGACGAACCGGCCGACGACGAGGAGAACCTGATCGACGCGGGCTTGGACTCGATCCGGGTCATGGGGTTGATCGAGACCTGGCGGGCGGCCGGGTTCGATGTGGACTTCGCCGACCTCGCCGCGCAGCCGACCATCGCGGGATTCCACGCCCGGTTGGTGACCGCATGA